The following proteins are encoded in a genomic region of Buchnera aphidicola (Aphis nerii):
- the hisF gene encoding imidazole glycerol phosphate synthase subunit HisF — protein sequence MLAKRIIACLDVSNGVVVKGVQFKNHKIVGDIVPLAKRYAKEGIDELVFYDITAATSNKLVDRSWIEKIAEVINIPFCVAGGIKSVDDVKNILSFGADKISINSAALIDPSLITRIADCFGVQCMVVGIDSWFDKSKQFYMVQQYTGDINRTYQTNWKTYDWIKEVQKNGAGEIVLNMMNTDGLQNGYDLIQLKKMRKICKVPLIASGGAGNVEHFYEALHFSNVDGVLAASVFHKNIVNIKLLKNFLIKKGLEIRKC from the coding sequence ATGTTGGCCAAACGAATAATAGCATGTCTTGATGTTAGTAATGGAGTAGTAGTTAAAGGAGTTCAATTTAAAAATCATAAAATTGTAGGTGATATAGTTCCATTAGCTAAACGTTATGCTAAAGAAGGTATTGATGAATTGGTTTTTTATGATATTACAGCTGCAACTAGTAATAAATTGGTAGATAGAAGTTGGATAGAAAAAATTGCAGAAGTAATTAATATTCCCTTTTGTGTGGCTGGTGGAATTAAAAGTGTAGATGATGTAAAAAATATATTATCCTTTGGTGCTGATAAAATATCAATTAATTCTGCTGCGTTAATTGATCCTAGTTTGATAACAAGAATTGCAGATTGTTTTGGTGTACAATGTATGGTCGTAGGAATTGATTCATGGTTTGATAAATCAAAACAATTTTATATGGTACAACAATATACAGGTGATATTAATCGTACCTATCAAACTAACTGGAAAACATATGATTGGATTAAAGAAGTTCAAAAAAATGGTGCTGGAGAAATTGTTTTAAATATGATGAATACAGATGGGTTACAAAATGGATATGACTTAATTCAGTTAAAAAAAATGAGAAAAATATGTAAAGTACCATTAATCGCATCGGGTGGAGCAGGGAATGTAGAACATTTTTATGAGGCATTACATTTTTCTAATGTTGATGGAGTATTGGCGGCTTCTGTTTTTCATAAAAATATTGTAAATATAAAATTATTAAAAAATTTTTTAATTAAGAAAGGATTGGAAATTCGAAAATGTTAA
- the dcd gene encoding dCTP deaminase: MRLCDQDIEQWLINKKLIIQPYPKKELINGITVDIHLGNTFRIFYDHTISCIDLSSSQKKISKNLNKLMSNEKSFSKKNPFFLKPKTLVLFSTLESITLPNNLVGWLDGRSSLARLGLMIHVTSHRIDPGWNGNIVLEIFNAGNLTLVLTPKIKIAALSFELLSKSVDRPYSNRSESKYKIQNGVVPSLIYKEEIL, from the coding sequence ATGCGTTTATGTGATCAAGATATTGAGCAATGGTTAATTAATAAAAAATTAATTATTCAACCATATCCTAAAAAAGAACTTATTAATGGAATTACTGTCGATATACATCTTGGAAATACATTTCGTATTTTTTATGATCATACTATATCTTGCATCGATCTTAGTAGTTCACAAAAAAAAATATCCAAAAATCTAAATAAATTAATGAGCAACGAAAAATCATTTTCTAAAAAAAATCCGTTTTTTTTAAAACCAAAAACTTTAGTATTATTTTCAACTTTAGAAAGTATAACCTTGCCAAATAATTTAGTTGGTTGGTTAGATGGTCGCTCTTCTTTAGCTAGACTTGGCTTAATGATTCATGTAACGTCTCATCGAATTGACCCTGGCTGGAATGGTAATATAGTTTTAGAAATTTTTAATGCTGGAAATTTAACATTAGTATTAACTCCAAAAATTAAAATTGCAGCATTAAGTTTTGAATTACTTTCAAAATCAGTCGATAGACCTTATAGTAATCGCAGTGAATCAAAATATAAAATTCAAAATGGAGTTGTTCCTAGTCTTATTTATAAAGAAGAGATATTATAA
- the hisA gene encoding 1-(5-phosphoribosyl)-5-[(5-phosphoribosylamino)methylideneamino]imidazole-4-carboxamide isomerase — protein MIIPAFDFLDGKAVRLYQGNYLNKKFYDINLYERFIDYKKKGVKIIHLVDLSGTKNIANKQLSFFKDIIYCTQIPIQIGGGIRTEKDINTFFELGVKRVILGSSAITNKNAVKKWLKIYGSNKIVLALDINIINNIKKIAINGWLKETNSTLEEIIDFFSSENLKHVLCTDISKDGTLSGPNIILYEEIVKKFKHIKFQASGGVSKLSDIIALKKTGVNSVIIGRSLLEKKFTIKEALECWPNE, from the coding sequence ATGATTATTCCAGCATTTGATTTTTTAGATGGTAAAGCAGTTCGTTTATATCAAGGTAATTATTTAAATAAAAAATTTTATGATATAAATTTGTATGAACGTTTTATAGATTATAAAAAAAAGGGAGTCAAAATTATTCATTTAGTAGATTTAAGTGGAACAAAAAATATAGCAAACAAACAATTAAGTTTTTTTAAAGATATAATATATTGTACTCAGATTCCCATTCAAATTGGTGGTGGAATAAGAACAGAAAAAGATATAAATACATTTTTTGAATTAGGTGTTAAGAGAGTAATTCTTGGTTCTTCTGCAATAACAAACAAAAATGCAGTAAAAAAATGGTTAAAAATCTATGGTTCTAATAAAATTGTTTTAGCTTTAGATATTAATATCATAAATAATATTAAAAAAATTGCAATTAATGGTTGGTTAAAAGAAACTAATTCAACTTTAGAAGAAATAATCGATTTTTTTTCTTCTGAAAATTTAAAACATGTACTTTGTACTGATATATCTAAAGATGGTACTTTATCTGGACCAAATATTATATTGTATGAAGAAATTGTAAAAAAATTTAAACATATTAAATTTCAAGCATCGGGTGGAGTATCAAAATTATCTGATATAATTGCTTTAAAAAAAACAGGAGTCAATAGTGTGATTATTGGTCGTAGTTTATTAGAAAAAAAATTCACGATAAAAGAGGCATTAGAATGTTGGCCAAACGAATAA
- the hisB gene encoding bifunctional histidinol-phosphatase/imidazoleglycerol-phosphate dehydratase HisB: MKEKILFIDRDGTLIDEPKDNFQVDTINKIIFKKHVISSLCKLMKLGYKFVMITNQDGLGSPSFPLEKFNIPHFFLLSILKSEGIIFKDIFICPHFEYENCECRKPKIKLLKPWLNKIETKMSYVIGDRITDMDLAKNINLQGIQYKENEFTWKNIVKEITKKNRFGEVFRKTKETCIHVKVWLDLEHSSNIKTGINFFDHMLEQLSIHSGISIYIKAKGDLEVDDHHTVEDTGIALGEALLKTLKNKNGISRFGFVLPMDESVSKCIIDVSNRPYLNFQGSFRYQMVGDLSTDMVEHFFYSLCQSMKVTLHLSFKGSNDHHSVESLFKSFGKALRQAIKIEGETLPTSKGIL, from the coding sequence ATGAAAGAAAAAATATTATTTATTGATCGTGATGGCACTTTAATTGATGAACCTAAAGATAATTTCCAAGTTGATACAATTAATAAAATTATATTTAAAAAACATGTGATCTCGTCATTATGTAAATTAATGAAACTTGGGTATAAATTTGTTATGATTACCAATCAAGATGGATTAGGCAGCCCATCATTCCCATTAGAAAAATTTAATATACCTCATTTTTTCCTTTTAAGTATTTTAAAATCAGAAGGAATAATATTTAAAGATATTTTTATTTGTCCACATTTTGAATATGAAAATTGTGAATGTAGAAAACCTAAAATTAAATTATTAAAACCATGGTTAAATAAAATTGAGACAAAAATGAGTTATGTTATTGGTGATCGAATAACAGATATGGATTTAGCAAAAAATATAAATTTGCAGGGTATACAATATAAAGAGAATGAATTTACTTGGAAAAATATTGTTAAAGAAATTACAAAGAAAAATCGTTTTGGAGAAGTTTTTAGAAAAACAAAAGAAACTTGTATACATGTTAAAGTATGGTTGGATTTAGAACATTCTAGTAATATTAAAACAGGAATAAATTTTTTTGATCACATGTTAGAACAGTTATCAATACATAGTGGTATTTCAATTTATATAAAAGCTAAAGGAGATTTAGAAGTTGATGATCATCATACTGTAGAAGATACAGGTATTGCTTTGGGAGAAGCATTATTAAAAACATTAAAAAATAAAAATGGAATATCTAGATTTGGTTTTGTTTTACCTATGGACGAAAGTGTATCAAAATGTATAATTGATGTATCAAATCGTCCATATTTAAATTTTCAAGGTTCATTTCGATATCAGATGGTTGGGGATTTAAGTACCGATATGGTAGAACATTTTTTTTATTCTCTTTGTCAATCTATGAAAGTTACTTTACATTTATCTTTTAAAGGTAGTAATGATCATCACTCTGTTGAGAGTTTATTCAAATCTTTTGGAAAGGCATTACGTCAAGCAATAAAAATAGAAGGAGAAACATTACCAACATCAAAAGGAATATTATAA
- the hisIE gene encoding bifunctional phosphoribosyl-AMP cyclohydrolase/phosphoribosyl-ATP diphosphatase HisIE, with the protein MLIKQKKIFKLDWDKTNGMIPVIIQDHLSNEVLMHGYMNKDAFLKTQKEGFVTFYSRSKKRLWMKGETSGNFLRVIEITTDCDCDSLLILVEPTGKTCHLNKKSCFFLKNNYLSFLYELERIIEDRKKNNIKNSYTSSLYQSGTQRIAQKVGEEAVETILAAMKKDTNELINESSDLIYHLIVLLHDQNLNFNLIIENLKKRRQ; encoded by the coding sequence ATGTTAATAAAACAAAAAAAAATATTTAAGTTAGATTGGGATAAAACTAATGGCATGATTCCAGTCATAATACAAGATCATTTGTCTAATGAAGTTTTAATGCATGGTTATATGAATAAAGATGCATTTTTAAAAACACAAAAAGAAGGTTTTGTTACTTTTTATTCTCGTAGTAAAAAAAGATTATGGATGAAAGGTGAAACATCTGGAAATTTTTTAAGAGTAATAGAAATAACTACAGATTGTGATTGTGATTCATTATTGATTTTAGTCGAACCTACTGGAAAAACATGTCATTTGAATAAAAAAAGTTGTTTTTTTTTAAAAAATAATTATTTATCTTTTCTTTATGAATTAGAAAGAATAATAGAAGATAGAAAAAAAAATAATATAAAAAATTCATATACATCTAGTTTGTATCAATCTGGAACTCAACGAATAGCACAAAAAGTCGGTGAAGAAGCTGTGGAAACAATATTAGCTGCCATGAAAAAAGATACAAATGAATTAATCAATGAATCTTCAGATTTAATTTATCATTTAATTGTATTATTACATGATCAGAATTTAAATTTTAATTTAATTATTGAAAACTTAAAAAAAAGAAGACAATAA
- the gndA gene encoding NADP-dependent phosphogluconate dehydrogenase: protein MSKQQIGVIGMAVMGRNLALNIASKNYRVSIFNRTRSTTEEVIKQNKGNNLFPYFSIKDFINSLIKPRCILLMVKAGSPTDNTILSILPYLEKGDILIDGGNTFYKDSIRRNNDLYEKGIHFIGMGVSGGEFGALHGPSIMPGGSKEAYNLVSSILKEISAKFNKESCVSYIGPNGSGHYVKMIHNGIEYGDMQLISESYFILKNLLNLNNEELSNIFSDWNKGELNSYLIEITKNIFVKKDENNCYLLDSIVDEAEDKGTGKWISKNALELREPLTLITESVFSRYLSVLKEQRIKASKILKGPALIYISYENRKQFIEEVRRALYLGKIISYAQGFAQLKKASEKYFWNLKYGKIAKIFRAGCIIRANFLEKIIDAFDMDNNIINLLLTPYFSKISNEYEKSLRNIVIYGIKYGIPIPAFTSAISYYDSYRTASSSANLIQAQRDYFGAHTYKRNDKIGYFHTDWLVKE, encoded by the coding sequence ATGTCAAAACAACAGATTGGTGTTATAGGTATGGCTGTTATGGGTCGTAATTTAGCATTAAATATTGCAAGTAAAAATTATCGTGTATCTATTTTTAATAGAACTAGATCAACAACAGAAGAAGTAATAAAACAAAACAAAGGAAATAATCTTTTTCCATATTTTTCTATTAAAGATTTTATAAATTCGTTAATTAAACCAAGATGTATTTTATTGATGGTAAAAGCAGGATCTCCTACAGATAATACTATTTTATCTATTCTTCCGTATTTAGAGAAAGGAGATATATTAATTGATGGAGGAAATACTTTTTATAAGGATTCTATTAGAAGAAATAATGATCTTTATGAAAAAGGTATACATTTTATTGGAATGGGTGTTTCTGGGGGTGAATTTGGAGCATTGCATGGTCCGTCTATTATGCCAGGTGGATCAAAAGAAGCATATAACCTTGTTTCTTCTATTTTAAAAGAAATATCTGCTAAATTTAATAAAGAATCTTGTGTTTCTTACATTGGTCCTAATGGTTCAGGTCACTATGTAAAAATGATTCATAATGGAATTGAATATGGTGATATGCAATTAATTTCAGAATCATATTTTATTTTAAAAAATTTATTAAATTTAAATAACGAAGAACTTTCAAATATATTTTCTGATTGGAATAAAGGTGAATTAAATAGTTACTTGATTGAGATAACAAAAAATATTTTTGTTAAAAAAGATGAAAATAATTGTTATTTATTAGATTCAATCGTAGATGAAGCAGAAGACAAAGGAACTGGTAAGTGGATTAGTAAAAATGCTTTAGAGTTAAGAGAACCTCTTACATTAATTACAGAATCTGTTTTTTCAAGATATTTATCTGTACTTAAAGAACAGCGTATTAAAGCTTCAAAGATTTTGAAAGGTCCTGCGTTGATTTATATATCTTATGAAAATAGAAAACAATTCATTGAAGAAGTTCGAAGAGCTTTATACTTAGGAAAAATTATTTCTTATGCACAAGGTTTTGCTCAATTAAAAAAAGCATCAGAAAAATATTTTTGGAATTTAAAATACGGCAAAATTGCTAAAATTTTTAGAGCTGGGTGTATTATAAGAGCTAATTTTTTAGAAAAAATAATAGATGCATTTGATATGGATAATAATATAATTAATTTATTATTAACACCTTATTTTTCAAAAATATCTAATGAATATGAAAAATCTTTACGAAATATTGTTATATATGGAATAAAATATGGAATTCCTATTCCTGCTTTTACTTCTGCTATATCATATTATGATAGTTATAGAACTGCATCATCATCAGCTAATTTAATTCAAGCTCAAAGAGATTATTTTGGTGCACATACTTATAAAAGAAATGATAAAATAGGATATTTTCATACAGATTGGTTAGTTAAAGAATAA
- the hisG gene encoding ATP phosphoribosyltransferase produces the protein MLNNNRLRIAMQKTGRLSSESIKLLMLCGIKINLKQQKLIAFAENMPIDVMLVRDDDIPGLVMDKVVDLGIVGENVLEEELLNRKSRNLDSSYITLRRLDFGICRLSLAIPINTSYIDIESIKDFRIATSYPYLLKKYLDKKKINFKSCMLNGSVEVAPRAGLADAICDLVSTGATLEANGLREVKVIFRSHACLICKTGNINISKKEVINKLMTRIKGVIKARESKYIMLHAPVDKLDQVISLLRGAERPTILNLAGDKNRVAMHMVSSETLFWETMEKLKLLGASSILVLPIEKMME, from the coding sequence ATGTTAAATAATAATCGTTTACGTATCGCTATGCAAAAAACTGGCCGTTTAAGTAGTGAATCTATAAAATTATTAATGCTATGTGGAATTAAAATTAATTTAAAACAACAGAAATTAATAGCTTTTGCTGAAAATATGCCCATTGATGTCATGTTAGTACGTGATGATGATATTCCAGGTTTGGTAATGGATAAAGTGGTTGATTTAGGTATAGTAGGAGAAAATGTTTTAGAAGAAGAATTATTGAATCGAAAATCACGAAATTTAGATAGTTCATATATTACTTTAAGACGTCTCGACTTTGGTATCTGTAGGTTGTCTCTTGCAATTCCTATTAATACTTCATACATTGATATAGAATCTATAAAAGATTTCAGAATAGCTACTTCATATCCTTATCTATTAAAAAAGTATTTAGATAAAAAGAAGATTAATTTTAAATCTTGTATGTTAAATGGTTCTGTAGAAGTGGCACCTAGAGCAGGACTAGCTGATGCTATTTGTGATTTAGTTTCAACAGGAGCTACATTGGAAGCTAATGGATTACGTGAAGTAAAAGTTATATTTCGTTCACATGCATGCCTTATTTGTAAAACAGGAAATATTAATATTTCAAAAAAAGAAGTAATTAATAAATTGATGACTCGTATTAAGGGAGTAATTAAAGCAAGAGAATCAAAATATATTATGTTACATGCTCCTGTTGATAAGCTCGATCAAGTAATATCTCTACTACGTGGTGCAGAAAGACCTACCATTTTAAATTTAGCTGGAGATAAGAACAGAGTAGCCATGCATATGGTGAGTAGTGAAACATTATTCTGGGAAACAATGGAAAAACTAAAATTATTAGGAGCTAGTTCAATTTTAGTTTTACCTATAGAAAAAATGATGGAATAA
- the hisC gene encoding histidinol-phosphate transaminase: MKDSIINLVRSNIKNLEPYQSARRIGGNGDIWLNANESPISSVFITNITSFNRYPECQPQDLIMSYANYVGLSKDEILVTRGADEGIELLIKAFCDPAKDSIICCPPTYDMYSVSARIANVQIKEIPTFKNTWGIDLKNIQDNLNQVKLIYICNPNNPTGNLISKQDIINLLKITSKSALIVIDEAYIEFSPKDSMVSFLKKFSNLIILRTLSKAFSLAGIRCGFTLANKNIINILNRVISPYPISTIVADIATQSLNKISIKNMKDRVLTLNLNRNWLVGKLKKISLVEKIFDSHANYILVKFHMSEKIFQHLWKKGIILRNQNHKIKDCLRISVGSHLECSHLIKEIKILSYA; the protein is encoded by the coding sequence ATGAAAGATAGTATAATAAATTTAGTTAGATCAAATATAAAAAATTTAGAGCCTTATCAATCAGCAAGACGTATTGGAGGAAATGGTGATATATGGTTGAATGCGAATGAATCTCCAATATCTAGTGTATTTATAACAAATATTACATCGTTTAATCGATATCCCGAATGTCAGCCTCAAGATTTAATTATGTCTTATGCTAATTATGTTGGTTTATCAAAAGACGAAATTTTAGTAACTAGAGGTGCTGATGAAGGAATAGAATTATTAATTAAAGCTTTCTGTGATCCTGCTAAAGATTCAATTATTTGTTGTCCTCCGACTTATGATATGTATTCTGTAAGCGCAAGAATTGCAAATGTTCAAATAAAAGAAATTCCGACATTTAAAAATACCTGGGGAATAGATTTAAAAAATATTCAAGATAATCTAAATCAAGTTAAATTAATATATATATGTAATCCCAATAATCCTACTGGTAATCTTATTTCAAAACAAGATATCATAAATTTATTAAAAATAACTTCAAAGTCTGCTTTAATAGTAATAGATGAAGCATATATAGAATTTTCCCCTAAAGATAGTATGGTTAGTTTTTTAAAAAAATTTTCAAATTTAATTATTTTACGAACTTTATCTAAAGCATTTTCATTAGCAGGTATTAGATGTGGTTTTACTTTAGCAAATAAGAATATTATTAATATTTTAAATAGAGTAATTAGCCCATATCCTATTTCTACAATTGTTGCTGATATTGCAACTCAATCTTTGAATAAAATTTCAATAAAAAATATGAAAGATCGTGTTTTAACACTCAATTTAAATCGTAATTGGTTAGTGGGTAAATTAAAAAAGATTTCTTTAGTAGAAAAAATTTTTGATAGTCATGCTAATTATATTTTAGTTAAATTCCATATGTCTGAAAAAATTTTTCAGCATTTATGGAAGAAAGGTATAATTTTAAGAAATCAAAATCATAAAATTAAAGATTGTTTGAGAATATCGGTTGGTTCTCATTTAGAATGCTCACATTTAATTAAAGAAATTAAGATTTTATCTTATGCATAA
- the hisD gene encoding histidinol dehydrogenase yields the protein MKYFNNIVNWNQLNSNEQKKILSRPVCLENNTIKKKVKDIIKDVQVLGDEALKKYTNLFDNYRLNTFQLSEKYISSSLLGINPILQKAIAIAKKNITSFHEAQILPETDIETQSGIRCQQIYLPLNSVGIYIPNGIAPLLSTVLMLGIPAKIAGCKEIILCSPPPISQEITYAAHICGINKIFQVGGAQAIAALAFGTDSIPKVDKIFGPGNAYVTEAKLQVSSILNGPEIDMLAGPSELLIIADEVSNPDFIAADLLSQAEHGISSQVILLTSCSQLAKKVVLSINKQLKNLSRSSQIYIALKNSSIILTKSLFQSIDICNTYAPEHLIIHTENARSLLNHILNASSIFLGPWSPESAGDYASGTNHVLPTYGKSLSSSALGLSDFKKRILVQELTAKGFMDLSHTLETLSQAEKLEAHNNAVKIRINFLKDKYER from the coding sequence ATGAAATATTTTAATAATATTGTTAATTGGAATCAACTGAATTCTAATGAACAAAAAAAAATTTTATCAAGACCTGTTTGTTTAGAAAATAATACAATTAAAAAAAAAGTAAAAGATATAATTAAAGATGTACAAGTTTTAGGAGATGAAGCTCTAAAAAAATATACTAATTTATTTGATAATTATCGATTAAATACATTTCAATTATCTGAAAAATATATATCATCCTCTTTGCTAGGAATTAATCCAATATTACAAAAAGCTATTGCAATAGCAAAAAAAAATATCACGTCTTTTCATGAAGCGCAAATTTTACCTGAAACAGATATTGAAACACAATCTGGTATACGATGTCAGCAAATATATTTACCTTTGAATTCTGTTGGAATATATATTCCAAATGGAATAGCACCTTTATTATCTACTGTGTTAATGTTAGGAATACCTGCTAAAATTGCTGGTTGTAAAGAAATAATATTATGTTCACCGCCTCCAATTAGCCAGGAAATCACTTATGCTGCACATATTTGTGGAATTAATAAAATATTTCAAGTAGGTGGTGCGCAAGCTATTGCTGCGCTTGCTTTTGGTACTGATAGTATTCCAAAAGTAGATAAAATTTTTGGACCTGGTAATGCTTATGTTACAGAAGCAAAATTACAAGTTAGTTCTATTTTAAATGGACCAGAAATAGATATGTTAGCAGGTCCTTCTGAACTATTAATTATTGCAGATGAAGTTTCTAATCCAGATTTTATTGCAGCAGATTTATTATCTCAAGCGGAACATGGTATATCTTCTCAAGTAATATTATTAACCTCCTGTAGTCAATTAGCTAAAAAAGTAGTTTTATCTATTAATAAACAATTAAAAAATTTGTCTAGATCATCTCAAATATATATCGCATTAAAAAATAGTTCGATTATTTTAACTAAAAGTTTGTTTCAATCTATTGATATATGTAATACATATGCACCAGAACATTTAATTATTCATACAGAAAATGCAAGATCATTACTTAATCATATATTAAATGCTAGTTCAATTTTTTTAGGACCTTGGTCCCCTGAATCAGCAGGTGATTATGCTTCTGGAACAAATCATGTTTTACCAACATATGGTAAATCGCTTTCAAGTTCTGCTTTAGGTTTATCTGATTTTAAAAAACGTATATTAGTACAAGAATTAACAGCTAAAGGATTTATGGATTTATCACATACGCTTGAAACTTTATCTCAAGCAGAAAAATTAGAGGCACATAATAATGCTGTTAAAATTAGAATAAATTTTTTGAAGGATAAATATGAAAGATAG
- the hisH gene encoding imidazole glycerol phosphate synthase subunit HisH gives MKIVILNTECANLTSIRIAIERLGYTPKITCDPDFLLTCNKLIIPGVGTAASAMNVLHQKNIVNIVKNIKQPVLGICLGMQIFCKFSEECNGINTIGILNNCSTIFLKSSHLSLPHIGWNCISFNTSHPLFKNIKTNSRFYFVHSYIVPINEYTLAETNYGVSFSSVIQKDNFFGVQFHPEKSGDIGSQLLKNFLEI, from the coding sequence ATGAAAATAGTTATATTAAATACTGAATGTGCTAATTTAACTTCAATTAGAATAGCTATTGAAAGATTAGGATATACTCCTAAAATTACTTGTGATCCTGATTTTTTATTAACATGTAATAAACTTATAATACCAGGTGTAGGTACCGCTGCATCAGCTATGAATGTTTTACATCAAAAAAATATTGTTAATATTGTGAAAAATATAAAACAACCTGTATTAGGTATTTGTCTTGGAATGCAAATTTTTTGCAAGTTTAGTGAAGAATGTAATGGAATAAATACAATTGGTATTTTGAATAATTGTTCTACGATTTTTTTAAAAAGTTCACATTTGTCTTTACCACATATTGGCTGGAATTGTATTTCTTTCAATACATCACATCCATTGTTTAAAAATATCAAAACAAATTCTCGATTTTATTTTGTTCATAGTTATATTGTACCAATTAATGAATATACTCTAGCAGAAACTAATTATGGAGTTTCTTTTAGTTCTGTTATTCAAAAAGATAATTTCTTCGGAGTTCAATTTCATCCAGAAAAATCAGGTGATATAGGTTCTCAATTACTAAAAAATTTTTTAGAGATATAA